The Listeria welshimeri serovar 6b str. SLCC5334 genome has a window encoding:
- the mnmA gene encoding tRNA 2-thiouridine(34) synthase MnmA — translation MSTNNSDIRVVVGMSGGVDSSVTAHILKEQGYDVIGIFMKNWDDTDEFGVCTATEDYDDVIRVANQIGIPYYAVNFEKEYWDKVFTYFLEEYKLGRTPNPDVMCNKEIKFKAFLEHAESLGADYVATGHYAQVKKIGDEIELLRGVDNNKDQTYFLNQLSQDQLKKVMFPLGGMEKTEVREIATKAGLATANKKDSTGICFIGERNFKQFLSEYLPAQPGEMRTLDGEVLGKHDGLMYYTIGQRHGLGIGGDGEPWFVVGKDLKANVLFVEQGFHHESLYSDSLIATDISFTTNAEKPKTFECTAKFRYRQTDTKVTVHLRSDGTAEVVFADPVRAITPGQAVVFYDGDICLGGGTIDTVWKNEAKLDYVG, via the coding sequence TTGAGTACAAATAATAGTGACATTCGTGTCGTTGTCGGCATGTCAGGCGGAGTAGATTCATCAGTCACTGCTCATATATTAAAAGAACAAGGTTATGATGTTATCGGGATTTTTATGAAAAATTGGGATGATACAGATGAATTTGGCGTTTGTACAGCAACCGAAGACTATGATGATGTTATTCGTGTAGCAAACCAAATCGGTATCCCGTATTATGCAGTAAATTTTGAAAAAGAATATTGGGATAAAGTGTTTACGTATTTCTTAGAAGAATATAAGCTTGGTCGAACACCAAATCCAGATGTTATGTGCAATAAAGAAATTAAATTCAAAGCATTTTTGGAACATGCAGAAAGTCTTGGGGCGGATTACGTAGCAACTGGCCACTATGCCCAAGTGAAAAAAATTGGCGACGAAATTGAATTGCTTCGTGGAGTCGATAATAATAAAGATCAAACCTATTTTTTAAATCAACTTTCGCAAGATCAATTAAAAAAAGTAATGTTCCCACTGGGCGGCATGGAAAAAACAGAAGTGCGTGAAATTGCAACTAAAGCTGGTCTTGCAACTGCAAATAAAAAAGATAGTACAGGAATTTGCTTTATTGGTGAAAGAAATTTTAAACAGTTTTTAAGTGAATATCTTCCGGCACAACCTGGTGAAATGAGGACTTTGGACGGTGAAGTGCTTGGGAAACATGATGGATTAATGTACTATACTATTGGTCAACGTCATGGTTTAGGTATTGGTGGAGACGGTGAACCTTGGTTTGTTGTTGGCAAGGATTTAAAAGCTAACGTCTTGTTTGTAGAACAAGGTTTTCATCATGAATCATTATATTCAGATTCTTTAATTGCAACAGATATTTCATTTACTACAAATGCAGAAAAACCAAAAACATTTGAATGTACAGCTAAATTCCGTTATCGTCAAACAGATACAAAAGTAACAGTACATTTACGTTCAGATGGTACAGCAGAAGTTGTTTTTGCAGATCCAGTTCGTGCCATTACACCAGGCCAAGCAGTCGTTTTTTATGATGGCGACATTTGCCTAGGCGGAGGAACAATTGATACGGTATGGAAAAATGAAGCAAAATTAGATTATGTTGGCTAA
- a CDS encoding replication-associated recombination protein A has translation MAIQPLAYRMRPKALDEIVGQTHLVGKDKIIYRMVKAKQLSSMILYGPPGIGKTSIASAIAGSTKYAFRTLNAVTNNKKDMEVVAAEAKMSGTVILLLDEVHRLDKAKQDFLLPLLESGAIILIGATTSNPYIAINPAIRSRTQIFELKPLTVEDIMITMDRALLDKERGLGNYQVEIDEFAKKHFATASNGDVRSALNALELAVISSEANEEGIIHITLDVAEECLQKKSLAHDKDGDAHYDVLSAFQKSVRGSDVNAALHYMGRLIEAGDLVSISRRMLVMAYEDVGLANPQAGAHTLAAIQTAEKVGFPEARIPLANAVIELCLSPKSNSAISAIDAALADIRQGNSGEVPDHLRDGHYSGAQKLGRAIDYKYPHNYDNAWVDQQYLPDRLQNKLYYEPKFTSKFEQTIAGVYQKINENKSKKE, from the coding sequence ATGGCAATTCAACCTTTAGCTTACCGAATGCGCCCGAAAGCACTTGATGAAATCGTGGGGCAAACACATTTAGTCGGTAAAGATAAAATTATTTATCGGATGGTCAAAGCAAAACAATTATCTTCTATGATACTATACGGACCGCCTGGAATTGGAAAAACCTCGATTGCTAGTGCAATTGCGGGTAGCACAAAATATGCTTTTAGAACATTGAATGCAGTAACGAACAATAAAAAAGATATGGAAGTAGTAGCAGCTGAGGCAAAAATGAGTGGAACGGTTATTCTTCTTTTGGATGAAGTACATCGCTTAGATAAAGCAAAGCAAGATTTTTTGCTACCATTACTTGAAAGTGGTGCGATAATTTTAATTGGTGCAACGACGAGTAATCCATATATCGCAATCAATCCAGCGATTCGGAGCAGAACGCAGATTTTTGAACTGAAACCTTTAACAGTGGAAGATATTATGATAACTATGGACCGAGCTCTTTTAGATAAGGAGAGAGGCCTTGGGAATTATCAAGTGGAAATAGATGAGTTTGCGAAAAAACACTTTGCAACTGCGAGCAATGGGGATGTGCGTAGTGCGCTTAATGCGCTTGAATTAGCAGTTATTTCTTCTGAAGCAAATGAGGAAGGAATTATTCATATAACGCTTGATGTAGCGGAAGAGTGCTTGCAAAAGAAAAGTCTAGCACATGATAAAGACGGAGATGCGCATTATGATGTTTTAAGTGCTTTCCAAAAATCGGTCCGTGGTAGTGATGTCAACGCGGCGCTTCATTATATGGGTCGTTTAATTGAGGCAGGAGATTTAGTGAGTATTAGTAGGAGAATGCTAGTTATGGCTTATGAGGACGTCGGTCTTGCAAATCCACAAGCTGGTGCTCATACACTTGCTGCTATTCAAACTGCAGAAAAAGTAGGTTTTCCGGAGGCACGAATTCCACTTGCTAATGCCGTTATTGAATTATGTCTTTCACCGAAATCGAATTCTGCTATCTCGGCAATTGATGCAGCATTAGCAGATATTCGGCAAGGGAATAGCGGAGAAGTACCAGATCATTTGCGTGACGGTCATTATTCTGGAGCGCAAAAACTAGGGCGAGCAATTGACTACAAATATCCGCATAATTATGATAACGCTTGGGTGGATCAACAATATTTACCTGATCGCCTCCAAAACAAATTATATTATGAGCCTAAATTTACTTCTAAATTCGAACAAACCATAGCTGGTGTTTACCAAAAAATAAATGAAAACAAGTCGAAAAAAGAATAA
- a CDS encoding cysteine desulfurase family protein translates to MENRIYLDHAATSPIHPEVIQTMLGAITNTYGNPSSIHYAGREARKALDEARHNIAENIHAEEKEIIFTSGGTEGDNLALIGTALAHKENGKHIITSQIEHHAVLKTCEYLETQGFEVTYLPVNAHGTVSAESVKNALRPDTILVSIMYGNNEIGTIQPIMEISEVLRDHQAIFHTDAVQAYGLLNINVTELGVDLLTTSSHKINGPRGVGFLYVKNGTRLVYQMHGGEQERKRRAGTENLAGICGFSAASSIMNNERELKKEEYVSFKKRMAEIWRSADIDFEVNGLEAHTLPHVFSVRFKGVSIEQLLMNLDMEGIAVSSGSACTAGTVDPSHVLVALFGESHPAIQETVRISFGLGNHLEEVETAATKISEVVTRLMKI, encoded by the coding sequence ATGGAAAACAGAATTTACTTAGACCATGCTGCGACAAGTCCAATTCATCCAGAAGTTATCCAAACCATGCTTGGAGCAATTACAAATACGTACGGCAACCCTTCCAGTATTCACTATGCTGGACGTGAAGCAAGAAAAGCACTGGATGAGGCTCGCCATAATATAGCTGAAAATATTCACGCGGAAGAAAAAGAAATTATCTTTACAAGTGGTGGTACGGAAGGCGATAATCTGGCACTTATTGGAACAGCTCTAGCACATAAAGAAAACGGAAAACACATTATTACTTCTCAGATTGAACATCATGCTGTCTTAAAAACATGTGAATATCTTGAAACACAAGGGTTTGAAGTTACTTATTTGCCAGTAAATGCGCATGGGACTGTGTCCGCAGAAAGCGTAAAAAATGCTTTACGCCCGGATACAATTCTTGTTTCCATTATGTACGGCAATAATGAAATTGGGACTATCCAGCCGATTATGGAAATTAGTGAAGTACTTCGTGATCATCAAGCAATTTTCCATACGGATGCAGTGCAAGCTTACGGGCTATTAAATATAAATGTAACCGAACTTGGAGTAGATTTATTAACTACTTCTTCCCATAAAATAAATGGACCTCGTGGTGTAGGCTTTTTATACGTCAAAAATGGTACTCGCCTTGTTTATCAAATGCACGGCGGAGAACAAGAACGAAAACGACGCGCCGGAACAGAAAATCTAGCAGGAATTTGTGGTTTTAGTGCAGCCTCTAGCATTATGAATAATGAACGTGAACTGAAAAAAGAGGAATATGTATCCTTCAAAAAGCGAATGGCAGAAATATGGCGTTCGGCTGATATTGATTTTGAAGTGAATGGTTTAGAAGCGCATACGTTGCCACATGTTTTTAGCGTACGTTTTAAAGGCGTTTCTATTGAGCAATTATTAATGAATTTAGATATGGAAGGAATCGCTGTTTCAAGTGGATCGGCATGTACAGCGGGAACAGTAGACCCGTCGCATGTTTTAGTTGCTCTTTTTGGAGAAAGTCACCCAGCGATTCAAGAGACCGTTCGAATTAGTTTTGGACTAGGAAACCATTTAGAAGAAGTGGAAACAGCGGCTACGAAAATTAGTGAAGTAGTTACGCGTTTAATGAAAATATAA
- the cymR gene encoding cysteine metabolism transcriptional regulator CymR gives MKITTKGRYGLTITLELAKRIGDGPISLRSIAQDKNLSEHYLEQLIGPLRNAGIVKSIRGAHGGYILNGDPEKITAGDIIRTLEGPIVLVESMEDEEAAQRELWTRMRNAVRDVLDQTTLADLLKHSTDSELSDGYMFYI, from the coding sequence ATGAAAATTACAACGAAAGGTCGTTATGGCCTAACAATAACACTTGAACTAGCGAAAAGAATTGGTGATGGTCCTATTTCTCTTCGTAGTATCGCACAAGATAAAAACCTATCCGAACATTATTTAGAACAATTAATCGGACCACTGCGTAATGCAGGAATTGTTAAAAGTATTCGCGGAGCTCATGGAGGTTATATTTTAAACGGCGACCCAGAAAAAATCACTGCTGGTGATATCATTCGTACATTAGAAGGTCCTATCGTACTTGTTGAAAGCATGGAAGACGAGGAAGCTGCCCAACGAGAACTATGGACGCGAATGCGCAATGCTGTCCGTGACGTGTTAGATCAAACAACCCTTGCCGACCTACTAAAACATTCTACGGATTCTGAGTTGTCTGATGGTTACATGTTTTATATTTGA